A region of Anaerolineales bacterium DNA encodes the following proteins:
- a CDS encoding LiaF-related protein — protein MEEKERTFRYRSLFWPIVFIGVGLLWLLANLNLIPREGWLTLLRFWPIFLIAIGLDIMLGRQSRLIGGAIGISVVALALVLALAGPQMGFVPSTSATTDVIAEPLGAAETAQIDLDLSLGETTIEALEDSTNLLEAEITHLGDLEFSVRGEQEKIIRLSEQEHNLSFNWFDIFEDQNLRWDVALSPAIPLNVSIDGGVGESGLDFSQLEIINLQIDSGVGDMTITLPATGSKYSVDVEVGVGRVELRLEDGIDAALDIEGGVGDTIIVVPPGVGVKLIGEIGVGNINVPGSYSHTSTDEDRVVGESGVWESSNFDDAAHRITITFNGGVGNLTLR, from the coding sequence ATGGAAGAAAAAGAAAGGACATTCCGTTATCGTTCGTTGTTTTGGCCGATCGTATTCATCGGCGTCGGGCTGCTCTGGCTGTTGGCGAATCTCAATCTCATCCCCAGGGAAGGCTGGCTGACGCTGCTCCGATTTTGGCCGATATTCTTGATCGCCATCGGCCTGGATATCATGCTCGGTCGGCAATCGCGGCTCATCGGGGGAGCGATCGGCATCAGCGTCGTCGCCCTGGCGCTCGTGTTGGCACTCGCAGGTCCCCAGATGGGATTTGTCCCCTCGACAAGCGCCACGACGGACGTCATCGCCGAACCGCTGGGCGCCGCCGAAACTGCACAGATCGACCTCGATCTGAGTCTCGGCGAAACCACGATCGAGGCGCTGGAGGATTCCACCAATCTGTTGGAAGCGGAAATCACCCATCTCGGCGACCTGGAATTCTCCGTCCGCGGCGAGCAGGAGAAAATCATCCGCCTGAGCGAACAGGAGCACAATCTGAGTTTCAATTGGTTCGACATCTTCGAGGATCAGAATCTGCGCTGGGACGTCGCCCTGTCGCCTGCGATTCCGTTGAACGTCAGCATCGACGGCGGCGTTGGGGAATCCGGGCTCGACTTCAGCCAACTCGAGATCATCAATCTCCAGATCGACAGCGGCGTGGGCGATATGACCATCACCCTGCCGGCGACCGGTTCGAAATATTCGGTGGACGTTGAGGTCGGCGTCGGGCGTGTGGAACTGCGCCTCGAAGACGGCATCGATGCGGCTCTCGACATCGAAGGCGGTGTCGGTGACACCATCATCGTCGTTCCGCCGGGAGTCGGCGTGAAACTGATCGGTGAAATCGGCGTGGGCAACATCAACGTCCCCGGTTCGTACAGCCACACGAGCACCGATGAAGACCGCGTCGTCGGCGAAAGCGGAGTCTGGGAATCATCGAATTTCGATGACGCCGCGCACAGGATAACGATCACATTCAACGGTGGCGTGGGTAACCTCACCCTGCGTTGA
- a CDS encoding corrinoid protein: MTDDLLTQLTQAVLVGDYEAAAKLTRDALAAGMEPLTVIDRGLVPGMDQAGEKFSSGEYFLPNLLIAARAMQESMDILEPELLSRDEHMANAGTVVIGTVHGDIHEIGKSLVGTMFTANGFKVYDLGVDVPVETFVDCVRDTNADILGLSALLTTTMVVQREVIEALSVAGLREDVKVLVGGAPVSAAWAQEIGADGYAADAVAAVRLAQQVLGRTPDSE, from the coding sequence ATGACAGATGATCTTCTAACGCAGCTCACGCAGGCCGTGCTCGTCGGGGATTACGAAGCCGCTGCGAAATTGACCCGGGACGCCCTCGCTGCGGGAATGGAACCGCTGACGGTGATCGACCGGGGGCTGGTGCCGGGGATGGATCAGGCGGGAGAGAAATTCTCCAGCGGAGAATATTTCCTGCCCAATCTTCTCATCGCGGCCCGAGCCATGCAGGAATCGATGGACATCCTCGAGCCCGAGCTTCTCTCTCGAGACGAACATATGGCCAACGCAGGAACGGTCGTCATCGGCACGGTCCACGGCGACATCCACGAAATTGGGAAGTCGCTCGTGGGCACGATGTTCACCGCCAACGGCTTCAAAGTTTACGACCTGGGCGTCGACGTACCCGTCGAGACCTTTGTGGACTGCGTGCGCGATACGAACGCCGACATCCTGGGATTGTCTGCCTTGTTGACCACGACGATGGTCGTCCAACGCGAAGTGATCGAAGCGTTGTCCGTGGCGGGGTTGCGCGAAGACGTGAAGGTTCTGGTTGGAGGTGCGCCGGTCAGTGCGGCCTGGGCGCAGGAAATCGGCGCCGACGGATACGCCGCAGACGCCGTGGCGGCGGTACGTTTGGCGCAGCAGGTGCTGGGCCGGACGCCGGATTCAGAGTAG
- a CDS encoding trimethylamine methyltransferase family protein produces the protein MRPQFKILSDDLIQTILEEAHALLLDPGVRVHNQEALELLAEGGAQVDFDSQIAAIPEKMVQTALDTAPSDFDLYDFDGRPAVHYGGDAVHFDPGSAAINLLDHETQTQRPPLTQDFVRFVQLVEVLPQLDAQSTALICADVPEEIGDLYRLYLALNFIRKPIVTGAFRKDTWWTMRELLVTRVGGEKDLAQKPVAVFDVCPSPPLLWSDLTCQNLIDCARANIPAELVSMPLAGATAPVTLAGAVVQHAAECLSGVVICQLANAGAPIVWGGSPAVFDMRTGTTPMGAMGTWMIDCAYSQVGKSLSLPTHAYLGMTDSKIVDAQAGMEAAGGTILAALAGINMVSGAGMMDFESCQSFEKLVLDAEIIGMAKRLLAGIEAREETLALSVMRELGHRADYLTHPQTLRWFKEEFYIPSQVVDRGSLDAWERSGKHSAAQRAAARVEQLLKDYKPLALTDEMRAELRQITAKAAQSFGMTELPALDIFGE, from the coding sequence ATGCGCCCACAGTTCAAGATCCTGAGCGACGATCTGATTCAAACCATCCTGGAGGAAGCCCACGCGCTGCTGCTCGATCCCGGCGTGCGGGTTCACAATCAAGAAGCCTTGGAGCTACTGGCGGAAGGCGGCGCGCAGGTCGATTTTGATTCGCAAATCGCAGCCATTCCGGAAAAGATGGTGCAGACAGCGCTGGATACGGCGCCATCCGACTTCGACCTGTACGACTTCGATGGCCGACCGGCCGTGCATTACGGCGGGGACGCGGTGCATTTCGATCCCGGTTCGGCTGCGATCAATCTGCTCGACCATGAAACTCAAACGCAGCGTCCACCGCTGACGCAAGACTTCGTGCGTTTCGTACAACTGGTGGAAGTCCTCCCCCAACTGGATGCCCAGAGTACGGCGCTGATCTGCGCCGACGTGCCGGAGGAAATCGGCGATCTGTACCGTCTCTATCTGGCGTTGAATTTCATCCGCAAGCCGATCGTCACCGGGGCGTTCCGCAAGGATACCTGGTGGACGATGCGGGAGCTGCTGGTAACCAGGGTGGGGGGCGAAAAGGATCTGGCGCAGAAGCCGGTTGCGGTTTTCGACGTATGCCCCTCTCCCCCGCTGCTCTGGAGCGATCTCACCTGCCAGAATCTGATCGACTGCGCTCGAGCCAACATTCCCGCCGAGCTGGTTTCCATGCCGTTGGCCGGCGCCACCGCGCCGGTCACCCTGGCGGGGGCCGTCGTGCAGCACGCCGCGGAATGTTTGAGCGGCGTGGTGATTTGCCAACTGGCAAACGCGGGTGCGCCGATCGTGTGGGGCGGTTCTCCCGCGGTCTTCGACATGCGTACGGGAACCACTCCCATGGGCGCCATGGGCACCTGGATGATCGACTGCGCCTACAGTCAGGTGGGCAAGTCGCTGAGTCTTCCCACGCACGCCTATCTGGGCATGACCGACTCCAAGATCGTCGATGCGCAGGCGGGTATGGAAGCCGCCGGCGGGACGATCCTGGCTGCGCTGGCAGGCATCAACATGGTTTCCGGCGCGGGTATGATGGACTTCGAGAGCTGCCAGAGCTTCGAAAAACTGGTGCTCGATGCCGAAATCATCGGCATGGCCAAACGCTTGCTCGCCGGAATCGAAGCGCGCGAAGAAACGCTGGCGCTGTCCGTCATGCGCGAACTGGGTCATCGGGCGGACTACCTCACTCATCCGCAGACTCTGCGCTGGTTCAAGGAAGAGTTTTACATCCCCTCTCAGGTCGTCGATCGAGGATCCCTGGACGCCTGGGAACGGTCGGGAAAACACTCGGCCGCGCAGCGTGCGGCTGCGAGAGTCGAACAGCTTTTAAAGGACTACAAACCGCTCGCGCTTACGGATGAGATGCGCGCGGAATTGCGGCAGATCACGGCCAAAGCGGCGCAAAGCTTCGGCATGACTGAGCTGCCTGCGCTCGATATATTTGGAGAGTAA
- a CDS encoding Hsp20/alpha crystallin family protein — MTELTRWQPFREMRSMHNMLDRLMDQSFYTPVFETNGHTTLIPIDVYQTDEEVHVKATVPGLKPEDIQISVTGDTLSISGETESEHEEKDRDYFVRERRMGSFSRSITLPVGVDADKAKADFEDGVLTITLPKSEAEKPKMISVKSVKAK, encoded by the coding sequence ATGACAGAACTTACACGTTGGCAGCCTTTTCGGGAAATGCGCAGCATGCACAACATGCTCGATCGTTTGATGGATCAGTCTTTCTACACTCCGGTGTTCGAGACGAATGGTCACACCACATTGATCCCCATTGACGTCTATCAAACGGACGAGGAAGTGCACGTCAAGGCAACCGTGCCGGGATTGAAACCGGAGGACATCCAGATTTCGGTCACGGGTGACACCCTGAGCATCAGCGGAGAGACCGAGTCCGAGCACGAGGAAAAGGATCGTGATTATTTCGTGCGCGAGCGCCGCATGGGTAGTTTCTCCCGCAGCATCACCTTGCCGGTCGGCGTGGACGCCGACAAGGCAAAGGCGGATTTCGAGGACGGCGTGCTTACCATCACGCTGCCGAAATCTGAAGCCGAGAAACCCAAGATGATCTCCGTAAAGTCCGTCAAGGCAAAGTAA
- a CDS encoding DUF4340 domain-containing protein, whose translation MMKKNIQILSILLVLQIALTGVVFWPRSAAAPESGEPLLPDLSADEVQQIFIEDGDGDAITLARTEAGWVLPDIDDYPVLSDKVDTLIDGLLAIDTSRLIAQTESSQRRLKVAADEFERKIVLSSAAATLRTIYLGSAPSFGSAHVRLEGDLDIYLTDAIAAHQANADAASWVDTVYLSVPREEIQSIRLKNANGTFEFEKDEEGNWNLVGLAEGEQLNASAMSNLETRAASINMTEPLGLEDEAAFGLAEPLATLMIETADNTITLHVGAYDEESSSYVVSSSESPYYVRVSEFAAQSLVENTRDDFVQLLPTATPEVVTEEVPAEGEGTPGTGEATAEATPTLEAPPTPGATSGE comes from the coding sequence ATGATGAAAAAGAATATACAGATACTCAGCATACTCTTGGTACTCCAGATCGCGTTGACGGGCGTCGTCTTCTGGCCGCGATCCGCAGCCGCGCCCGAAAGCGGCGAACCGCTGCTGCCGGACTTGTCCGCCGATGAAGTTCAGCAGATTTTCATCGAGGACGGAGATGGGGACGCAATCACGCTCGCCCGCACCGAAGCCGGCTGGGTGCTTCCCGACATCGACGATTATCCGGTCCTCAGCGACAAGGTCGACACGTTGATCGACGGGCTGTTGGCCATCGATACCAGCCGGCTGATCGCCCAAACCGAATCCAGCCAGCGGCGTTTGAAGGTGGCCGCGGACGAATTCGAGCGCAAGATCGTGTTGTCTTCCGCGGCGGCGACGCTGCGCACGATCTACCTCGGTTCTGCGCCCAGCTTCGGCAGCGCACACGTGCGCCTGGAGGGGGACCTCGATATCTATCTCACCGATGCCATCGCGGCGCATCAGGCAAACGCCGACGCCGCCTCCTGGGTCGACACGGTCTATCTCAGCGTACCGCGGGAAGAGATCCAATCGATTCGTCTCAAGAACGCCAACGGCACTTTCGAATTCGAGAAGGACGAGGAAGGGAACTGGAACCTCGTCGGCCTGGCGGAGGGCGAGCAGCTCAACGCCTCGGCGATGTCGAATCTCGAAACCCGGGCCGCATCGATCAACATGACGGAACCCTTGGGTTTGGAAGATGAGGCTGCCTTCGGGCTGGCCGAACCGCTGGCCACGCTGATGATCGAAACGGCGGACAACACGATCACGCTACACGTGGGCGCATACGATGAGGAAAGCAGCAGCTACGTGGTGAGCTCGTCTGAGTCGCCGTACTACGTGCGTGTCTCCGAGTTCGCTGCACAGTCTTTGGTCGAAAATACGCGCGATGATTTCGTCCAGCTGCTGCCCACCGCCACACCCGAGGTGGTGACCGAGGAGGTCCCCGCGGAAGGTGAGGGGACGCCCGGCACAGGAGAAGCTACCGCGGAAGCCACACCCACGTTGGAGGCGCCGCCCACACCCGGAGCGACGAGCGGCGAGTGA
- a CDS encoding Gldg family protein translates to MRQIYSILRKELSGYFGSPMALIFVGFFLAAALFSFFWVDAFFARGIADVRPLFRSMPLLMIILVAALTMRQWSEEQRSGTLEILLTLPVSHIQLVIGKFLAVVTLVVVALVLTLTLPITVALLGDLDWGPVAGGYLAAILLACSYTAIGLFVSSRTDNQIVALMATVLICGVFYLLGSSGITDLLPDASAELVKSIATSSRFESIERGVIDLRDLVYYLSLTGVFLVLNVASLDRIRWSTGSRTLEHRKNANLVTALVVVNLVFVNVWMYPLRGARLDLTEQKEYSLSQATRDLLADLQEPLLIRGYFSEKTHPLLAPLIPQIRDMLREYQIAAGGKLEVDIVDPATDPDIEAEANQTYGIRPTPFQISGRYEASVINSYFNILMRYGDQSVVLNYGDLIEVETLPDNTLDVHLRNLEYDLTRSIKKVVYGFQSVDAVLAAMSEPATLTLYVTPSTVPEDLRDSISTVQTVAGEIEEQSPGKFEYRVVNMDTDTTVTQQDLYDRYGLQPIAVELFSDEVFYYYMVLEVGDEVEIIYPTMDMTEGDIRANIESALKRASPGFLKVVGLWVPPAIPTQDMFGNTQNPISTWNMISTQLRQDYEVQSVDLSSGSVPTDIEVLVLVGPQNLSDVGVFAVDQFLMRGGSVIVAAGLYGIQVDQMSGGLGLVPLSGTLHDWLASFGITVEPSLVMDPQNEPFPVPVMRNVGGMTVQEIQLIDYPFFVDVRQDGMDTDSPIVSNLPAITVHWTSPITVAEEVNAERDVHVLLQSSRRSWLKYDTIIQPNFDFYPDNGFGVGEDQQSYPLAVSVAGVFDSYFKDQPVPITQDTGTEEGEPQGVVTRIDTSAESARLVVVGSSEFLDDAVLGLSSDMSGERYRNNLQFVQNAVDWSVEDLDLLDIRARGMQVRVLEPMVEGEQSLWEGLNYGIALIALLGIGVVWNHRRTHEEPMFSFKETLTKSSRRSKD, encoded by the coding sequence ATGAGACAGATTTATTCAATTCTACGAAAAGAACTGAGCGGCTACTTCGGCTCGCCGATGGCGCTGATCTTCGTCGGGTTCTTCCTGGCGGCTGCGCTGTTTTCGTTCTTCTGGGTGGACGCATTCTTCGCCCGCGGCATCGCCGACGTACGGCCGCTTTTCCGCTCCATGCCGCTTTTGATGATCATCCTCGTCGCGGCGCTGACCATGCGCCAGTGGAGCGAGGAGCAGCGCTCGGGCACGCTGGAGATTCTGCTCACACTGCCCGTCTCCCACATCCAGCTCGTGATCGGTAAATTCCTGGCCGTGGTGACCCTGGTGGTCGTGGCCCTGGTTTTGACGCTCACCTTGCCCATCACCGTCGCCTTGCTCGGCGATCTGGATTGGGGGCCGGTGGCCGGTGGATATCTGGCCGCCATCCTGCTGGCCTGCAGCTACACCGCGATCGGCCTGTTCGTCTCCTCCCGTACCGATAACCAGATCGTGGCGCTGATGGCGACGGTTTTGATCTGCGGAGTCTTCTACCTGCTGGGTTCGAGCGGGATCACGGACCTGCTGCCGGATGCGTCGGCGGAGTTGGTGAAATCGATCGCCACAAGCAGCCGCTTCGAAAGCATCGAACGAGGTGTGATCGACCTGCGCGACCTGGTGTACTACCTCTCGTTGACCGGCGTGTTCCTGGTCCTCAACGTCGCTTCGCTCGATCGCATCCGTTGGAGCACGGGTTCGAGGACGCTCGAGCATCGCAAGAACGCCAACCTGGTCACCGCGCTGGTGGTCGTCAATCTGGTCTTCGTCAACGTGTGGATGTACCCTCTGCGGGGCGCCCGCCTCGATCTCACCGAACAAAAAGAGTACAGTCTCTCGCAGGCGACGCGTGATCTGTTGGCCGATCTGCAGGAACCGCTGCTGATACGCGGCTACTTCAGCGAGAAAACGCATCCGCTGCTCGCGCCGCTGATCCCCCAGATACGCGACATGCTGCGCGAATATCAAATCGCCGCAGGCGGTAAGCTTGAAGTGGACATCGTCGATCCGGCAACGGATCCGGATATCGAAGCCGAAGCCAACCAGACCTACGGCATCCGGCCGACCCCGTTCCAGATTTCCGGACGCTACGAGGCTTCGGTGATTAACTCCTACTTCAACATCCTCATGCGCTACGGAGATCAAAGTGTGGTCCTGAATTACGGCGACCTGATCGAGGTGGAGACCCTACCGGACAACACGCTCGACGTCCATCTGCGCAATCTCGAATACGATCTCACCCGTTCGATCAAGAAAGTGGTGTACGGTTTTCAAAGCGTCGACGCCGTGCTGGCCGCCATGAGCGAACCGGCGACTCTGACGCTGTATGTGACGCCGAGCACCGTCCCCGAAGATCTGCGGGACAGCATCAGCACCGTCCAGACGGTTGCCGGAGAGATCGAAGAGCAGTCTCCTGGAAAATTCGAATACCGCGTGGTCAACATGGATACGGATACCACGGTCACCCAGCAGGATTTGTACGATCGTTACGGACTGCAGCCGATTGCCGTGGAACTCTTTTCCGACGAGGTTTTCTATTACTACATGGTTCTGGAAGTCGGCGATGAAGTCGAAATCATCTATCCGACCATGGACATGACGGAAGGCGATATCCGCGCCAACATCGAATCGGCGCTCAAACGCGCCTCGCCGGGGTTCTTGAAGGTGGTCGGCCTCTGGGTTCCGCCGGCGATTCCCACGCAGGACATGTTTGGCAACACGCAGAATCCGATTTCAACGTGGAACATGATCAGCACGCAGCTGCGTCAGGACTACGAAGTGCAGTCCGTCGACCTTTCCAGCGGCAGCGTTCCGACGGATATCGAAGTGCTGGTATTGGTCGGTCCGCAGAATCTCAGCGATGTGGGGGTCTTTGCCGTCGATCAGTTCCTGATGCGCGGCGGTTCGGTGATCGTGGCCGCGGGACTCTACGGGATTCAGGTGGACCAGATGTCGGGGGGTCTCGGGCTGGTGCCACTCAGCGGTACGCTGCACGATTGGCTGGCAAGCTTCGGCATCACGGTCGAGCCGTCCCTGGTGATGGATCCGCAGAACGAGCCTTTCCCCGTCCCGGTGATGCGGAACGTCGGGGGCATGACGGTGCAGGAAATCCAGCTCATCGATTACCCCTTCTTCGTCGACGTGCGCCAGGACGGCATGGACACCGACAGTCCCATCGTCTCCAATTTGCCCGCCATCACGGTGCATTGGACTTCTCCAATCACGGTGGCCGAAGAAGTAAACGCCGAGAGGGACGTGCACGTACTGCTGCAATCCAGCCGGCGTTCTTGGTTGAAATACGACACGATTATCCAGCCGAACTTCGACTTCTACCCGGATAACGGATTTGGGGTCGGGGAAGATCAGCAATCCTATCCGCTGGCCGTTTCAGTCGCCGGGGTGTTCGATAGCTACTTCAAGGACCAGCCGGTTCCCATAACACAGGACACGGGCACGGAGGAGGGGGAGCCGCAGGGCGTTGTCACGCGCATCGATACCTCCGCCGAATCCGCACGCCTGGTGGTCGTCGGCAGCAGCGAGTTCCTCGATGACGCCGTTCTGGGCCTTTCCAGCGACATGTCCGGCGAGCGCTACCGCAACAATCTTCAATTCGTCCAAAACGCTGTGGATTGGAGCGTGGAGGATCTGGATTTGCTGGATATCCGCGCCCGCGGCATGCAGGTTCGCGTGCTGGAGCCCATGGTCGAGGGCGAACAGTCGCTGTGGGAGGGATTGAATTACGGCATCGCATTGATTGCGCTACTCGGCATCGGCGTAGTGTGGAACCACAGGAGAACGCACGAAGAACCGATGTTCTCGTTCAAGGAGACCCTCACCAAGTCTTCCCGGCGATCAAAGGACTGA
- a CDS encoding ATP-binding cassette domain-containing protein has protein sequence MIEVKNVSKSYDSIEALRKASYKIANGENVGLLGPNGAGKTTMIKILTGYLQPDEGDATIDGIDVLEKPQEVQARIGYLPESAPLYPELSVQSYLQMMADLRQIPETEKADRMRDAIQATGLQDYIVRPIGQLSKGLRQRVGLAQAILHHPPILILDEPTIGLDPTQMVEVRSLIRRLSKESTILFSTHILSEVEALCDRVIILINGEIRADARLSELAATSNVVLVLDKRVKGAQESLRGLANVQDLEVTRNQDGHTQYYIHSQSGKEAADLCPAIFQLARHEDWPLRELRPDRQTLETVFNELATTG, from the coding sequence ATGATCGAAGTAAAGAACGTGAGTAAATCGTACGACAGCATCGAGGCTTTGCGAAAAGCGTCCTACAAAATTGCCAACGGCGAAAACGTCGGCTTGCTGGGTCCCAACGGAGCCGGGAAAACGACGATGATCAAGATCCTCACGGGCTACCTGCAGCCGGACGAAGGTGATGCCACGATCGACGGCATCGACGTGCTCGAAAAGCCGCAGGAAGTCCAGGCTCGCATCGGCTACCTTCCCGAAAGCGCACCGCTCTATCCGGAACTCAGCGTCCAGTCCTACCTGCAGATGATGGCCGATCTGCGCCAGATCCCGGAGACGGAGAAAGCGGATCGCATGCGCGATGCGATTCAGGCCACCGGCCTGCAGGATTACATCGTGCGGCCCATCGGCCAGTTGAGCAAGGGCTTGCGTCAGCGGGTGGGATTGGCCCAGGCAATCCTGCATCATCCTCCAATCCTGATCCTGGACGAACCCACGATCGGGCTGGATCCGACGCAGATGGTCGAAGTGCGTTCGTTGATCCGCCGTCTGTCCAAGGAGAGCACGATCCTCTTCTCCACCCACATCCTTTCCGAGGTGGAGGCGTTGTGCGATCGGGTCATCATCCTGATCAACGGCGAGATCCGGGCCGATGCGCGGCTCTCCGAATTGGCGGCGACTTCGAACGTTGTGTTGGTGCTCGATAAAAGAGTCAAAGGCGCGCAAGAGTCCCTGAGAGGGCTGGCGAACGTCCAGGATCTGGAAGTCACGAGAAACCAGGACGGGCACACGCAGTACTACATACACAGCCAATCGGGTAAGGAAGCCGCCGATCTCTGCCCGGCGATCTTCCAGCTGGCGCGTCATGAGGATTGGCCGCTGCGCGAACTGCGCCCCGACCGGCAGACACTCGAAACGGTTTTCAACGAACTAGCGACGACGGGGTGA